A single Pan paniscus chromosome 21, NHGRI_mPanPan1-v2.0_pri, whole genome shotgun sequence DNA region contains:
- the TP53INP2 gene encoding tumor protein p53-inducible nuclear protein 2 — MFQRLTSLFFSTPSPPEDPDCPRAFVSEEDEVDGWLIIDLPDSFAAPPSPGAASAPAGRPPPAPSLMDESWFVTPPACFTAEGPGLGPARLQSSPLEDLLIEHPSMSVYVTGSTIVLEPGPPSPLPDAALPDGDLSEGELTPARREPRAARHAAPLPARAALLEKAGQVRRLQRARQRAERHALSAKAVQRQNRARESRPRRSKNQSSFIYQPCQRQFNY; from the exons ATGTTCCAGCGCCTCACCAGCCTCTTCTTCAGCACCCCCTCGCCCCCCGAAGACCCCGACTGCCCCCGCGCCTTCGTGTCGGAGGAGGATGAAGTGGATGGCTGGCTCATCATTGACCTGCCGG ACAGCTTCGCGGCTCCACCAAGCCCCGGGGCCGCCTCTGCCCCCGCGGGCCGCCCTCCGCCCGCGCCCTCCTTGATGGACGAGAGCTGGTTTGTTACCCCTCCCGCCTGTTTTACGGCAGAGGGGCCTGGACTCGGTCCCGCCCGCCTCCAGAGCAGTCCCCTGGAGGACCTCCTCATCGAGCACCCCAGCATGTCCGTTTACGTCACCGGCAGCACCATAGTGCTAGAGCCCGGGCCCCCTTCCCCGCTCCCGGACGCGGCCCTGCCTGACGGCGACCTCAGCGAAGG GGAATTGACGCCCGCCCGCCGCGAGCCGCGGGCCGCGCGCCACGCCGCTCCTCTCCCAGCGCGGGCGGCGCTGCTGGAGAAGGcgggccaggtgcggcggctgCAGCGGGCCCGGCAGCGGGCAGAGCGCCACGCGCTGAGCGCCAAGGCGGTGCAGCGGCAGAACCGAGCCCGCGAGAGCCGTCCGCGCCGGTCCAAGAACCAGAGCAGCTTCATCTACCAGCCGTGCCAGCGCCAGTTCAACTACTGA